In Silene latifolia isolate original U9 population chromosome X, ASM4854445v1, whole genome shotgun sequence, the following proteins share a genomic window:
- the LOC141622024 gene encoding putative non-specific lipid-transfer protein 14 yields the protein MSYVEICILLIVLVSPKWQVKAEIDCPTVTQLLSTCSAFITFGTPDPLPGSPCCDAMVGLSHLGDSTENRQSICKCIMGLIDTYDPNSTAIATLPGYCGVSLGFIVEPNIDCSMIS from the coding sequence ATGAGCTATGTTGAAATATGTATACTATTAATCGTACTAGTGAGTCCTAAGTGGCAGGTAAAGGCGGAGATCGACTGTCCGACAGTGACTCAGCTGCTGAGCACGTGCTCAGCGTTCATAACCTTCGGTACACCGGACCCATTACCGGGTTCGCCGTGTTGTGATGCAATGGTAGGGTTGAGTCATTTGGGTGATTCAACAGAGAATAGGCAGTCAATATGCAAGTGTATAATGGGACTCATTGATACTTATGATCCTAATTCAACTGCTATTGCTACTCTACCGGGATATTGTGGAGTCTCTTTAGGCTTTATTGTTGAACCAAACATCGATTGTTCCAT
- the LOC141622025 gene encoding RHOMBOID-like protein 2, with protein sequence MEINDEERSYRATSRGRTILPTNVMWYDSEPEWNSWAIPTFSMINIVMFIVTMYTNNCPFHGGGRRGCLMGFLGRFSFQHFHQNSLLGPSSQTLMKMGAVDGAAISHYHQGWRLITSIWLHTGLIHLLVNLLSLLSIGIRLEQQFGFVRTTIIYILAGIGGNIISGLFVPSNVSVGASSALLGLIGAMFSELLTNWTLYANKAAAVITLLITLVISTVVAVVPYHGHFSHASGGFLTGFLLGFVLLARPIGWPSSHHYWTGIFKSKYKPYQYALGVSSLVLLVIGYIVGLVMLFRAKAKNG encoded by the exons ATGGAAATCAATGATGAAGAGAGAAGTTATAGAGCAACATCAAGAGGAAGGACTATATTACCAACAAATGTAATGTGGTATGATTCGGAGCCGGAGTGGAATTCATGGGCAATTCCCACATTTTCTATGATTAACATTGTTATGTTCATTGTCACAATGTACACTAACAACTGCCCTTTTCATGGTGGCGGCCGTCGTGGTTGCTTGATGGGTTTTCTTGGGAGGTTCTCCTTTCAGCATTTCCATCAAAACTCTCTTCTTGGCCCTTCTTCTCAAAC ATTAATGAAGATGGGGGCGGTAGACGGGGCGGCCATTTCACACTACCATCAAGGGTGGAGGCTCATCACTTCAATTTGGCTACACACCGGCCTTATTCACCTTCTTGTCAACTTATTGAGCCTTCTTTCCATTGGTATTCGacttgaacaacaatttggaTTCG TAAGAACGACAATAATCTATATATTAGCTGGAATCGGTGGGAACATAATTTCCGGTCTATTTGTTCCGAGCAACGTCTCTGTTGGCGCCTCTAGCGCGTTGTTAGGCCTTATTGGAGCCATGTTTTCGGAGCTCCTCACTAACTGGACCCTCTACGCCAACAAG GCTGCAGCAGTGATTACTCTGCTGATAACGCTAGTAATCAGCACAGTTGTAGCCGTTGTTCCTTACCACGGTCACTTCAGTCACGCATCAGGCGGATTCTTGACCGGATTCCTTCTCGGGTTTGTGTTGTTGGCCCGGCCCATTGGATGGCCTAGTAGTCACCATTATTGGACCGGTATTTTTAAGTCCAAGTACAAGCCTTACCAGTATGCCTTGGGAGTTTCTTCTCTCGTTTTACTCGTCATTGG GTATATCGtaggattggtgatgttattccGTGCTAAGGCGAAAAATGGATGA